In a single window of the Shumkonia mesophila genome:
- a CDS encoding lactate racemase domain-containing protein, with translation MAVLISDGAPDRVISRTEKEAHLRAFIDKLGYVPKRVLLLPPDITRFYSEAGSITAYLHAYLKGRAEAVHVMPALGTHTPMTEPQIRSMFGPDIPLEDFLVHDWRNGVKKVGTLPAEFIRELSGDQLDYAVDVEIDTAVTDGGYDLILSIGQIVPHEVVGMANYTKNVCIGVGGKDIINRSHFLGAVVDMEKLMGRTDTPVRQLLNHAFETFLGHLPIQFIMTVIGRDGDELALRGLYIGREEAYRQACELSRQVNLNLLDEPLKKVVVYLEPGEFKSTWLGNKAVYRTRMAIADDGDLIVLAPAVREFGEDKGIDALIRKYGYFGTPATLKAVKDHADLGGNLSAAAHLIHGSSEGRFRITYCTRPENLTKAEVEGVGFQWASYDETAAKYDPAKLKNGFNVIDGEKVFYIGNPALGLWARKELFQKG, from the coding sequence GTGGCGGTATTGATTTCCGACGGCGCTCCCGATCGCGTCATTTCCAGGACCGAGAAGGAGGCGCATCTTCGCGCCTTCATCGACAAGCTGGGTTACGTGCCGAAGCGCGTCCTGCTGCTGCCGCCCGACATCACGCGTTTCTATTCGGAAGCCGGCTCGATCACCGCCTATCTGCACGCCTATCTCAAGGGCCGCGCCGAAGCCGTCCACGTGATGCCGGCGCTGGGCACCCACACGCCGATGACGGAACCCCAGATCCGCAGCATGTTCGGGCCCGACATTCCGCTCGAAGACTTCCTGGTCCATGACTGGCGGAACGGCGTCAAGAAGGTCGGCACGCTGCCGGCCGAGTTCATCCGCGAACTGTCGGGGGACCAGCTTGACTATGCCGTCGACGTCGAGATCGACACCGCGGTGACCGACGGCGGCTACGACCTTATCCTTTCCATAGGCCAGATCGTGCCGCACGAGGTGGTCGGCATGGCCAACTATACCAAGAACGTCTGCATCGGCGTCGGCGGCAAGGACATCATCAACCGCAGCCACTTCCTGGGCGCCGTGGTCGACATGGAAAAGCTGATGGGGCGCACCGACACCCCCGTCCGCCAGCTGCTCAACCACGCCTTCGAGACGTTCCTGGGCCACCTGCCGATCCAGTTCATCATGACGGTGATCGGCCGCGACGGCGACGAACTGGCGCTGCGCGGCCTCTATATCGGCCGCGAGGAGGCCTACCGGCAGGCCTGCGAACTAAGCCGGCAGGTCAACCTCAACCTGCTCGATGAGCCGCTGAAGAAGGTGGTGGTCTATCTGGAACCCGGCGAGTTCAAGAGCACGTGGCTGGGCAACAAGGCGGTCTATCGCACCCGCATGGCGATCGCCGACGACGGCGACCTCATCGTCCTGGCGCCGGCGGTGCGCGAATTCGGCGAGGACAAGGGCATCGACGCCCTGATCCGCAAGTACGGCTATTTCGGCACCCCGGCCACATTGAAGGCGGTCAAGGACCACGCCGACCTCGGCGGCAATCTGTCGGCGGCGGCGCATCTCATTCACGGCTCCTCGGAGGGGCGGTTCCGCATCACCTATTGCACGCGGCCGGAAAACCTCACCAAGGCCGAGGTCGAGGGCGTCGGCTTTCAGTGGGCGTCCTATGACGAGACTGCCGCCAAGTACGATCCGGCCAAGCTGAAGAACGGCTTCAACGTGATCGACGGCGAGAAGGTGTTCTACATCGGCAATCCGGCGCTCGGCCTGTGGGCGCGCAAGGAATTGTTCCAGAAAGGGTAG
- a CDS encoding potassium channel beta subunit family protein, which produces MEYRRLGKSGLQVSALSFGSWVTFGNQVDVGDAQACLKAAYDAGVNFFDNAEAYAKGRSETIMGQALKNLGWRRDSYIVSSKVCFGSVNEPAPTQRGLSRKHVTEACHQALERLQLDYLDLYFCHRPDPETPIEETVRAMHTLIEQGKVLYWGTSEWSAADIGEATRIAREQHLTPPTMEQPQYNMFERDKVEKEYMPLYDGIGLGTTIWSPLYGGLLTGKYNDGVPAGSRLTVESYAWLKDRMLGPEGQKKIEKVRALSTLAAGIGTTTTRLALAWCLKNPRVSTVILGASRVEQLKDNLKSLDVVEKLTPDVMANIEKILNNAP; this is translated from the coding sequence TTGGAATATCGTCGTCTCGGGAAATCGGGCCTGCAGGTCAGCGCGCTGTCGTTCGGTTCATGGGTCACGTTCGGCAACCAGGTGGACGTCGGCGACGCCCAAGCCTGCCTCAAGGCGGCCTACGATGCCGGCGTCAATTTCTTCGACAACGCCGAGGCGTATGCCAAGGGCCGCTCCGAGACCATCATGGGCCAAGCCCTGAAGAACCTGGGATGGCGGCGCGACAGCTATATCGTCTCCAGCAAGGTGTGCTTCGGGTCGGTCAACGAGCCGGCACCGACCCAGCGCGGCCTCAGCCGCAAGCATGTTACCGAGGCCTGCCACCAGGCGCTGGAACGTCTGCAACTCGATTATCTCGACCTCTATTTTTGCCACCGCCCCGACCCCGAAACGCCGATCGAGGAAACCGTGCGGGCCATGCACACTCTGATCGAGCAGGGCAAGGTGCTCTATTGGGGAACCTCGGAATGGTCGGCCGCCGACATCGGCGAGGCCACCCGCATTGCCCGCGAGCAGCACCTGACGCCGCCCACCATGGAGCAGCCGCAATACAACATGTTCGAGCGCGACAAGGTCGAGAAGGAGTATATGCCCCTCTATGACGGGATCGGGCTCGGCACCACCATCTGGTCGCCGCTTTACGGCGGCTTGCTGACCGGCAAGTACAACGACGGCGTCCCGGCCGGTTCGCGCCTGACGGTGGAAAGCTACGCCTGGCTCAAGGACCGCATGCTGGGCCCCGAGGGGCAAAAGAAGATCGAGAAGGTGAGGGCGCTGTCCACGCTGGCGGCCGGCATCGGCACCACCACGACGCGTCTGGCCCTGGCCTGGTGCCTGAAGAACCCGCGCGTCAGCACCGTCATCCTGGGGGCCTCGCGGGTGGAACAATTGAAAGACAACCTGAAATCCCTGGATGTCGTCGAGAAGCTGACGCCGGATGTCATGGCAAACATCGAGAAAATTCTTAACAACGCCCCATAA
- a CDS encoding DUF2207 domain-containing protein, with protein sequence MTGRLAFLGLLANLLLGLAAVRTAAAEEAILDYKSRIVVNADATLTVTETLHVRAEGNAVKRGIFRAFPTLYRDRLGRDVRVTFDVLDVQRDGRPEPHRLEAASNGSILYIGQPDVLLQPGKHTYTLEYRTDRQIGYFADYDEIYWNVTGSDWTLPRQRIEAVVVLPYGAPVLRHAAYTGRTGQHGEDYAVDRDANDDIRFTTTRVFGPGEDLTIAVAWQKGYVAEPSAAGRVWGTATDNAGAIAGTFGLLLVLAAHVVMWRRVGRDPRRGPIVRVSQPPKGLSPAVVRYIMRGEFDDKAFAAAIVDMAVKGALSIEAGDDTFTVRRTGEGGADLSPGEKKIAAALFGGSRAEVEIGKTYQPAVGAARAALERTLKAEYRRAFFSSNRTCLLPGAALSALTLAAMILAAPSPADAGGVMVFCILALGVLAFFGYRGLGRWKAAFARRGRGGRPIAPAVFGVILLATVVGMAAFVGKAALEVIAPTTFVLLVLVVLVNALFFHLMSAPTVAGRRIMDAVEGFGMYLSAAGQLRQDAQNPPAMTSAMFEKYLPYALALDVETAWGERFAAALGVAKPGQETFQPAWYSGQPGEQGDSHSFPAAMGGGLVGAVSASATAPGSTAGGGGSGGGGSAGGGGGGGGGGGW encoded by the coding sequence ATGACCGGGCGTCTCGCCTTCCTGGGGCTGCTGGCCAACCTGCTGCTGGGCTTGGCGGCCGTCCGAACGGCCGCGGCCGAAGAAGCCATCCTCGACTATAAAAGCCGCATCGTCGTCAACGCCGACGCCACGTTGACGGTGACAGAAACGCTGCACGTACGGGCCGAGGGAAACGCCGTCAAGCGTGGTATTTTCCGGGCTTTTCCAACCCTTTATCGCGACCGCTTGGGACGAGACGTGCGGGTGACGTTCGATGTTCTGGACGTTCAACGCGACGGCCGGCCGGAGCCGCATCGGCTAGAGGCGGCATCGAATGGCAGCATTCTCTACATCGGACAGCCCGACGTCCTTCTGCAGCCGGGGAAACACACCTACACCCTGGAATACCGGACCGACCGTCAGATCGGTTACTTCGCCGACTACGACGAAATCTATTGGAATGTCACGGGCAGCGACTGGACCTTGCCCCGCCAGCGCATCGAGGCGGTCGTGGTATTGCCCTATGGCGCACCGGTCCTGCGCCATGCCGCGTATACCGGCCGGACCGGCCAACATGGCGAAGACTACGCCGTCGATCGCGACGCCAACGATGACATTCGTTTCACCACCACCCGCGTCTTCGGCCCGGGCGAGGATCTGACCATCGCGGTGGCTTGGCAGAAGGGGTATGTCGCCGAACCGTCGGCGGCGGGCCGCGTTTGGGGTACGGCCACCGACAATGCCGGCGCCATCGCCGGGACGTTCGGCCTGTTGCTCGTCCTGGCCGCCCACGTCGTGATGTGGCGCCGGGTCGGGCGCGACCCCAGGCGGGGCCCTATCGTGCGCGTGTCCCAACCGCCCAAGGGTCTGTCGCCGGCCGTCGTGCGCTACATCATGCGTGGGGAGTTCGACGACAAGGCTTTTGCTGCTGCCATCGTCGATATGGCGGTCAAGGGCGCGCTCTCCATCGAGGCCGGCGACGACACCTTCACCGTGCGCCGCACGGGGGAGGGGGGCGCCGACCTGTCGCCCGGCGAAAAAAAGATTGCCGCCGCGCTTTTCGGCGGTTCCCGCGCGGAGGTGGAGATCGGCAAAACCTATCAGCCGGCCGTCGGCGCTGCCCGTGCCGCGCTCGAGAGGACGCTGAAGGCCGAATACCGTCGCGCGTTCTTTTCGTCCAACCGAACCTGCCTGCTGCCCGGCGCAGCGTTGAGCGCATTGACCTTGGCCGCCATGATCCTGGCCGCGCCGTCGCCGGCCGATGCAGGCGGCGTCATGGTTTTCTGCATCCTCGCTCTCGGTGTGCTGGCCTTCTTCGGCTACCGGGGACTGGGAAGATGGAAAGCCGCCTTTGCGCGGCGCGGCCGTGGCGGCCGGCCCATCGCCCCCGCCGTGTTCGGGGTGATCCTGCTCGCGACGGTAGTCGGGATGGCCGCCTTTGTCGGCAAGGCCGCTCTCGAGGTCATCGCGCCGACGACTTTCGTGCTTCTGGTGCTGGTGGTTCTGGTGAATGCGCTGTTCTTCCACCTGATGTCGGCGCCGACGGTCGCCGGGCGCCGGATCATGGACGCCGTCGAGGGCTTCGGGATGTACCTTTCCGCGGCCGGGCAGCTCCGCCAGGACGCTCAGAATCCGCCGGCAATGACCTCTGCGATGTTCGAGAAATATTTGCCTTACGCGCTGGCCCTCGACGTCGAGACCGCATGGGGCGAGCGGTTCGCGGCGGCCCTCGGCGTTGCCAAGCCCGGCCAGGAGACCTTTCAACCCGCTTGGTATTCCGGGCAACCCGGCGAACAAGGTGATAGCCACTCTTTTCCCGCCGCGATGGGCGGCGGCTTGGTCGGTGCCGTCTCCGCCTCGGCAACCGCACCGGGTTCGACCGCCGGGGGTGGCGGCAGCGGCGGCGGCGGATCGGCCGGCGGCGGAGGAGGAGGCGGGGGCGGCGGCGGGTGGTGA
- a CDS encoding prohibitin family protein, with translation MTEPPRVRFRQWRRRHAMGIYALQLSVLAALIVAVPFSLIEIPAGHVGVLWQRFFGGTVTDDSYSEGLRVIFPWDHITLYDARLQNSARYYDTISSNGLSMEVDIAVRFRINREAVGALHKLVGPRYDEVLVYPEIGSYARDYISRYTPEQLYSANRAFIQAQILKRMRADGGASLLRGQDVGEKLVEVEDVLIRSVRLPTRVEDAIERKVEQQQAVLEYDFRIARETKEAERKRIEAMGVRDFQEAVAGQITDEYLRLRGIEATMALSTARNSKIIIVGGGEGLPVIFNPPGDMKAPGVLPVDPAQAGGEAAPEGAPADPFGRPSRIP, from the coding sequence ATGACCGAACCACCAAGGGTCCGCTTCCGCCAATGGCGCCGCCGCCACGCCATGGGCATTTACGCGCTCCAGCTCAGCGTGCTGGCGGCCCTGATCGTCGCGGTGCCGTTTTCCCTCATCGAGATCCCGGCCGGCCATGTCGGCGTGTTGTGGCAGCGCTTCTTCGGCGGCACGGTGACCGACGATTCCTATAGCGAAGGCCTGAGGGTGATCTTCCCCTGGGATCACATCACCCTTTACGACGCACGCCTGCAGAATTCGGCCCGCTATTACGACACCATTTCGTCCAACGGGTTGAGCATGGAGGTGGACATTGCCGTGCGCTTCCGCATCAATCGCGAAGCCGTCGGGGCACTGCACAAGCTGGTCGGTCCCCGTTACGACGAGGTGCTGGTCTATCCCGAAATCGGCTCCTACGCCCGCGATTACATTTCCCGCTACACGCCCGAACAGCTCTATTCCGCAAACCGCGCCTTCATCCAGGCCCAGATCCTGAAGCGGATGCGGGCCGACGGCGGCGCCTCGCTGCTGCGTGGCCAGGACGTGGGCGAAAAGCTGGTCGAGGTGGAAGATGTCCTGATCCGCAGCGTCAGGCTGCCGACGCGGGTCGAGGACGCCATCGAGCGCAAGGTCGAGCAGCAACAGGCGGTGCTCGAATACGACTTCCGCATTGCGCGCGAAACCAAGGAGGCGGAGCGCAAGAGGATCGAGGCCATGGGGGTGCGCGACTTCCAGGAAGCCGTGGCCGGACAGATCACCGACGAATACCTGAGGCTGCGCGGCATCGAGGCGACGATGGCGCTCTCCACCGCGCGCAACTCCAAGATCATCATCGTTGGGGGCGGGGAGGGATTGCCGGTTATCTTCAATCCTCCCGGCGACATGAAGGCGCCAGGCGTTTTGCCTGTTGACCCTGCGCAGGCAGGCGGCGAGGCGGCCCCGGAAGGGGCGCCGGCGGATCCTTTCGGCCGGCCGTCCCGGATTCCCTGA
- a CDS encoding cyclic peptide export ABC transporter, with protein sequence MAMREFIRRAPARDIRTMLALALIAGLANAFLIVVVNEVTGEIAEGGRPGVVAWVGFALAFGLFYQCNNVALLRANVVIERLLKGLRTDVMDKLRRSELQTVDRLGRGGLYTLVSQETNHLSVTFPLMVSGAQQAILLAMSLFYLAYLSPAALGVFLLAVLLGYVGYRMVSKGLRAAMAVIQERQARMLDSIGDIIHGGKELRLNQRKSDDVFALYRDMSQSVEGQLISAGEIWSALLLMGAFVTYLMLGVVGFVFPAKLPNFNQIVFQVVPVLLFCMGPLTKLVAQSPMYLRADVGLQSILDIDRQLLEAGGVSTQEARDLSKTYADFRTLSFDRLRFSYRDAQGARTFTVGPLDLAVTRGETVFLVGGNGSGKSTVLRLVVGLLPAEGGSILVDGAPVEGRAVAGYRELFSAIFVDFHLFDRLYGLEGVSPVTVNRMIEEMELGGKVRYENGRFTQLALSTGQRKRLGLIAALLEDRAVYVFDEWSAEQDIRFREYFYTRVLPDLKARGKTVIAVTHDDRYWHVADRLVKMDLGRVEWERSGGDHAN encoded by the coding sequence ATGGCGATGCGCGAATTTATCAGGCGCGCGCCGGCCCGCGACATCCGCACGATGCTGGCGCTTGCGCTGATCGCCGGGCTGGCCAACGCCTTCCTCATCGTCGTGGTCAACGAAGTCACCGGGGAGATCGCCGAGGGCGGACGCCCCGGCGTCGTGGCCTGGGTGGGGTTCGCGCTGGCCTTCGGGCTCTTTTACCAATGCAACAATGTCGCCCTGTTGCGGGCCAACGTCGTCATCGAGCGCCTGCTCAAGGGCCTGCGCACGGATGTCATGGACAAGCTGCGCCGCTCCGAGCTGCAAACCGTCGACCGGCTGGGAAGGGGCGGCCTCTATACCCTGGTTTCCCAGGAAACCAACCACCTGTCGGTGACCTTTCCGCTGATGGTCAGCGGCGCCCAGCAGGCGATCCTGCTGGCCATGTCGCTCTTTTATCTCGCCTACCTGTCGCCGGCGGCGCTGGGCGTGTTCCTTCTGGCGGTATTGCTGGGCTACGTCGGCTATCGGATGGTCAGCAAGGGGTTACGCGCCGCCATGGCGGTCATCCAGGAGCGCCAGGCCCGGATGCTGGATTCGATCGGCGACATCATCCACGGCGGCAAGGAGCTGCGCCTCAACCAAAGGAAGAGCGACGACGTGTTCGCGCTTTATCGCGACATGTCGCAATCGGTGGAGGGCCAGCTGATCTCGGCGGGCGAGATCTGGTCGGCGCTGCTGCTGATGGGCGCCTTCGTCACCTACCTGATGCTGGGCGTGGTGGGCTTTGTCTTCCCGGCGAAGCTGCCGAACTTCAACCAGATCGTTTTCCAGGTCGTGCCGGTGCTGCTGTTCTGCATGGGGCCGTTGACCAAGCTGGTCGCCCAGTCGCCGATGTACCTGCGGGCCGACGTCGGCCTGCAATCCATCCTCGACATCGACCGCCAACTGCTCGAAGCCGGCGGCGTCTCGACCCAGGAAGCGCGCGACCTTTCAAAGACTTATGCGGACTTCCGGACTCTTTCCTTTGACCGCCTGCGGTTCAGCTACCGCGACGCCCAGGGGGCGCGCACGTTCACCGTTGGCCCGCTCGACCTCGCGGTGACGCGCGGAGAGACGGTGTTTCTGGTCGGCGGCAACGGCAGCGGCAAGTCGACCGTGTTGCGTCTCGTGGTCGGCCTGCTGCCGGCCGAGGGGGGCAGCATCCTGGTGGACGGCGCGCCGGTCGAGGGGCGCGCCGTGGCCGGTTACCGGGAATTGTTCTCGGCCATCTTCGTCGATTTTCATCTGTTCGACCGCCTGTACGGTCTGGAAGGGGTGAGTCCCGTGACCGTCAATCGCATGATCGAGGAGATGGAACTGGGGGGAAAGGTTCGCTACGAGAACGGCCGCTTCACCCAACTGGCACTCTCCACGGGCCAGCGCAAGCGCCTGGGCCTGATCGCCGCATTGCTGGAAGACAGGGCGGTCTATGTGTTCGACGAATGGTCGGCGGAACAGGACATCCGTTTCCGCGAGTATTTCTACACGCGCGTCCTGCCGGACCTGAAGGCGCGCGGCAAGACGGTCATCGCCGTCACCCACGACGACCGCTACTGGCACGTCGCCGACCGCCTGGTCAAAATGGACCTCGGCCGGGTGGAATGGGAACGCAGCGGCGGCGATCATGCAAATTGA
- a CDS encoding cyclic peptide export ABC transporter, producing MYLLRLLETDTRNAYRGIIVLTVLAGVGNAGLIGLINQAAEKAALSETVSLRDLILYVLVFAFYYVANRASLKESNRFLQERLSFLRLRVVGKIRSAPLRTLEGIGHGQLFAAVAQEMNHLSQNLPLFAAAAQGGFLLLFCLFYIATLSVPSFLLIAAFTIVGLFIFWRRRIALNKALEEVYAHEAAMLDSMANFTEGFQEIRLNAAKNDSLFARFSEIVSELERAVVGVGGRWVMLLQFSNIFLYALLGLVILVLPMFFEGATDTIYKIAAAALFCIGPVTAITAVSHLYARAAVGLGHVYRLEEALDRAEPPPQPPVETPGFAGFKRIDLESIRFSYLDPQGQALFTSGPWDFTLHRGETVFLTGGNGSGKSTMMKVLCGLYTPGEGRILVDGDPVTEASRQAYREIFTAIFPDFHLFDRLHGLGEVDPAAVTKQIEWMELGGKVTFADGRFSTLELSTGQRKRLAMVVSLLEDRDIYLFDEWAADQDAHFREIFYTEILAELKRRGKTVLAVTHDERYWSHCDRRLVMDLGTVRPAGEG from the coding sequence ATGTACCTGCTGCGGCTACTCGAGACGGACACCCGCAATGCCTACAGGGGCATCATCGTCCTCACCGTCCTGGCCGGGGTCGGCAACGCCGGGCTCATCGGGCTGATCAACCAGGCGGCCGAGAAGGCGGCGCTGTCGGAAACCGTCAGCCTGCGCGACCTCATCCTCTATGTCCTGGTGTTCGCCTTCTATTACGTGGCCAACCGCGCCTCGCTCAAGGAATCCAACCGCTTCCTCCAGGAGCGGCTGAGCTTTCTTCGCCTGCGCGTCGTCGGCAAGATCCGCTCGGCGCCGCTGCGCACGCTCGAAGGCATCGGCCACGGCCAGCTGTTCGCGGCGGTCGCCCAGGAAATGAACCACCTGTCGCAGAACCTGCCGCTGTTCGCCGCCGCCGCGCAGGGCGGCTTCCTGCTGCTGTTCTGCCTTTTCTACATCGCCACCCTGTCGGTGCCGTCGTTTCTTCTCATCGCCGCCTTCACCATCGTCGGGCTGTTCATCTTCTGGCGCCGCCGCATCGCGCTCAACAAGGCGCTGGAGGAGGTCTATGCCCACGAGGCGGCGATGCTGGATTCCATGGCCAACTTCACCGAGGGGTTCCAGGAAATCCGCCTCAACGCCGCCAAGAACGACAGCCTGTTCGCCCGCTTTTCCGAGATCGTCAGCGAGCTCGAACGGGCCGTCGTCGGGGTCGGCGGGCGCTGGGTCATGCTGCTGCAGTTCTCCAACATCTTCCTCTACGCGCTCTTGGGTCTGGTCATCCTGGTCTTGCCGATGTTCTTCGAGGGCGCCACCGACACGATCTACAAGATCGCGGCGGCGGCACTCTTCTGCATCGGACCGGTGACCGCCATCACCGCGGTATCGCATCTTTATGCCAGGGCCGCCGTCGGGCTTGGCCATGTGTACCGGCTGGAAGAGGCGCTCGATCGGGCCGAACCACCGCCGCAGCCGCCGGTCGAGACGCCCGGCTTCGCCGGCTTCAAGCGGATCGATTTGGAATCCATCCGCTTCTCGTACCTCGACCCCCAAGGCCAGGCGCTGTTCACGTCCGGCCCCTGGGATTTCACCTTGCACCGGGGCGAAACCGTTTTTCTCACCGGCGGCAACGGCAGCGGCAAGTCGACCATGATGAAGGTGCTCTGCGGCCTCTACACGCCGGGCGAGGGACGCATCCTGGTCGATGGCGATCCGGTGACGGAAGCATCGCGGCAGGCCTACCGCGAGATATTCACCGCCATTTTCCCCGATTTCCACCTGTTCGACCGCCTGCACGGCCTGGGCGAGGTCGACCCGGCGGCGGTGACCAAGCAGATCGAATGGATGGAACTGGGCGGGAAAGTCACCTTCGCCGACGGCCGCTTCTCGACGCTGGAGCTCTCGACGGGGCAGCGCAAGCGGCTGGCGATGGTGGTCAGCCTGCTGGAGGACCGCGACATCTATCTGTTCGACGAATGGGCCGCCGACCAGGATGCCCATTTCCGCGAGATCTTCTACACCGAGATCCTTGCCGAGCTGAAACGGCGCGGCAAGACCGTGCTCGCCGTCACCCACGACGAGCGCTATTGGTCCCACTGCGACCGCCGACTGGTCATGGATCTGGGCACCGTGCGGCCGGCGGGGGAAGGCTGA
- the fabD gene encoding ACP S-malonyltransferase → MKAFLFPGQGAQRIGMGAELFEAFPDLVAEADGCLGYSIRELCLNGPIERLTRTNFTQPAIYVVSALKYLEQRAARGRPDCVLGHSVGEYVALFAGGVFDFRTGLSLVQKRGELMDRAQSGGMAAVLGLEAGAIEEVIRRHNLADIYPANFNTPRQIVLSGRRDAVIAAEPLFREAGASHYVVLQVGGAFHTPLMAEAGRDFAAFVADIPFEKPQIPVICNVTARPHSADRIRERMIEQITAPVRWCDSIRYLLAKGARFEDFTEIGPEGQAVVKPMVKRIEMEAGPLDGALLAAEEAAAQPTQPLPAPPSAPSRSSGGITPANLGSRAFCDDFGVRHPCLCGAMYQGISSVDLVARAARAGILAFFGAGGLPMPEVAAAIAAIRAQIPEGAPFGVNFLAHVNRPHLEDELTDLLLAHGVCTAEASAFMEVTPALVRYRAKGLEAAAGNRIAARNRIIAKVSRPEVAAQFLAPAPERIVTKLVESGALDADEAELLRHVPMADAICVESDSGGHTDQGRPFTLIPAMLRIRDAAADRFPRFGRVHVGAGGGIGTPEAAAAVFVLGAEFIVTGSVNQCTVEARTSDVVKDLLEGMGVNDTAYAPSGEMFELGSKVQVLKKGLFFPARAEKLVALYRQFDSLDAIDAATRAQIEERYLHCRCEEVFAGLCASYPPAEIERAERMPKHKMALVFKRYFRDSSRWALAGDVEHKVDFQIHCGPALGAFNQWVADDAMASWRQRHADDIALRLLEETSALLNRRFSSLAGVL, encoded by the coding sequence ATGAAGGCATTCCTGTTCCCGGGCCAAGGGGCCCAACGGATCGGCATGGGCGCCGAGCTGTTCGAGGCGTTTCCCGATCTGGTGGCTGAGGCCGACGGCTGCCTGGGCTATTCCATTCGCGAGCTCTGCCTGAATGGCCCGATCGAGCGGCTGACCCGGACCAATTTCACGCAGCCGGCCATCTATGTGGTCTCAGCGCTCAAGTACCTTGAGCAACGGGCGGCGCGCGGACGGCCCGATTGCGTGCTGGGCCACAGCGTGGGCGAGTATGTCGCCCTGTTCGCCGGCGGCGTCTTTGATTTCCGGACCGGCCTCAGCCTGGTGCAGAAGCGCGGCGAACTGATGGACCGCGCCCAGAGCGGCGGCATGGCTGCGGTGCTGGGGTTGGAGGCCGGTGCGATCGAAGAGGTGATCCGTCGCCACAATCTGGCTGACATCTATCCGGCGAATTTCAATACCCCGCGCCAGATCGTGCTGTCGGGCCGGCGCGATGCCGTGATCGCCGCCGAGCCCCTGTTTCGCGAGGCCGGGGCCAGCCATTACGTGGTGCTGCAGGTGGGGGGCGCGTTCCATACCCCGCTCATGGCCGAGGCCGGCCGGGACTTCGCCGCTTTCGTTGCCGACATTCCCTTTGAAAAGCCGCAAATCCCGGTCATCTGCAACGTTACCGCCCGCCCCCACAGTGCCGATCGCATCCGCGAGCGCATGATCGAACAGATCACCGCCCCGGTCCGCTGGTGCGACAGCATCCGCTACCTGCTGGCCAAGGGCGCCCGTTTCGAGGACTTCACCGAGATCGGTCCCGAAGGCCAGGCGGTGGTCAAGCCGATGGTCAAGCGCATCGAGATGGAGGCCGGCCCGCTCGATGGCGCCCTTCTGGCCGCCGAGGAAGCCGCCGCCCAGCCGACGCAACCCTTGCCCGCCCCGCCGTCCGCGCCGTCCCGGTCGTCCGGCGGGATCACCCCGGCGAACCTGGGATCGCGCGCCTTCTGCGACGATTTCGGCGTGCGTCATCCCTGTCTGTGCGGCGCCATGTACCAGGGCATCTCCTCGGTGGACCTGGTGGCACGCGCGGCCAGGGCCGGCATCCTGGCCTTTTTCGGCGCCGGCGGCCTGCCCATGCCCGAGGTGGCGGCGGCCATCGCCGCCATCCGCGCCCAGATTCCCGAGGGGGCGCCGTTCGGCGTGAACTTCCTCGCCCACGTCAACCGCCCCCACCTGGAAGACGAATTGACCGATCTGTTGCTTGCCCACGGCGTATGTACCGCCGAAGCGTCCGCCTTCATGGAGGTGACTCCCGCCCTGGTGCGGTATCGCGCCAAGGGCCTGGAGGCGGCGGCCGGCAACCGCATCGCGGCTCGCAACCGCATCATCGCCAAGGTGTCGCGGCCCGAAGTGGCCGCCCAGTTCCTGGCCCCCGCGCCCGAGCGGATCGTCACCAAACTGGTGGAGAGCGGCGCCCTTGACGCCGACGAGGCCGAATTGCTGCGTCATGTGCCCATGGCCGATGCCATCTGCGTTGAATCCGATTCCGGCGGCCACACCGACCAGGGCAGGCCGTTCACCTTGATTCCCGCCATGCTGCGGATACGCGATGCCGCGGCCGACCGCTTTCCGCGGTTCGGGCGCGTCCACGTGGGCGCGGGCGGCGGCATCGGAACGCCCGAGGCGGCGGCGGCCGTGTTTGTGCTGGGTGCCGAATTCATCGTCACCGGATCGGTCAACCAATGCACCGTCGAAGCGCGAACCAGCGACGTCGTCAAGGACCTGCTGGAAGGCATGGGCGTTAACGACACGGCCTATGCTCCGTCGGGTGAAATGTTCGAGCTGGGCTCGAAGGTGCAGGTGCTGAAGAAGGGGCTGTTCTTTCCGGCCCGCGCCGAGAAGCTGGTGGCGCTTTACCGCCAGTTCGATTCGCTGGACGCGATCGACGCCGCCACCCGCGCCCAGATCGAGGAACGCTATCTGCATTGCCGCTGCGAGGAGGTGTTCGCCGGGCTTTGCGCCTCCTATCCACCGGCCGAAATCGAAAGGGCCGAGCGCATGCCCAAGCACAAGATGGCGCTGGTGTTCAAACGCTACTTCCGGGACAGCAGCCGCTGGGCGCTGGCCGGCGATGTCGAGCACAAGGTTGATTTCCAGATCCATTGCGGCCCGGCCCTGGGCGCCTTCAACCAATGGGTCGCGGACGACGCCATGGCCTCGTGGCGCCAGCGCCACGCCGATGACATCGCGCTCAGGCTGCTGGAGGAAACTTCGGCCCTGCTCAACCGCCGTTTCTCCAGCCTGGCCGGCGTCCTCTGA